A single genomic interval of Patescibacteria group bacterium harbors:
- a CDS encoding arginine--tRNA ligase — translation MTIRKQIKEIIKKAVSSYAEATEDKNFTVEIPENKEYGDYATNVALILAKKEKRGPMEVANEIRSKIDDGIFEKIDIVNGFINFYFKPEFLQNQIKEIIKENKNYGKTDIGKGKKVQVEFISSNPTGPLTVANGRGGPMGDVLANILNFVGYKIKKEFYVNNAGNQIAVLGHSILKDDQAQYKGEYIDLLADRIKEKDAYEVGQKAAEIIIDEMIKKTIDKFGIKYDEWFWESNLHKKDLSEKIIKLLKDKNLLYEQDGATWFKSSSLGDNRDRVLIKKDGLKTYLASDIAYHYNKFKERKFDKVINIWGADHHGDVPGLMAGVEAIGYKGQLEIILQQFITVIEKGKKIKMSKRLGTFIPMDDLLDAVGSDVVRFFFLMHSNDKQMDFDLDLAKEKSDKNPVYYVQYAYARINSILRKTSGHNLNVKLELLNHSAEIELIKNLIAFPEIIEEIAKDYQVHRLPAYAMKVASLFHRFYTECHVLGEKKDLEKARLALIMATKIVLENILNLMGISKPEKM, via the coding sequence ATGACAATTCGAAAGCAGATTAAGGAAATAATAAAGAAAGCAGTTTCCTCCTACGCTGAAGCTACGGAGGACAAGAATTTTACTGTAGAGATTCCGGAAAATAAGGAATACGGCGATTATGCCACAAATGTGGCTTTAATTTTAGCAAAAAAAGAAAAGCGAGGTCCAATGGAAGTTGCAAATGAAATCAGGTCAAAAATAGACGATGGAATTTTCGAAAAAATCGATATTGTAAATGGTTTTATAAATTTTTATTTCAAGCCAGAATTTTTGCAAAACCAGATTAAAGAAATTATCAAAGAGAATAAAAATTACGGGAAAACCGATATTGGTAAAGGCAAAAAAGTACAAGTGGAATTTATTTCCTCTAATCCCACTGGCCCCCTGACAGTTGCCAATGGCAGAGGCGGTCCAATGGGAGATGTTTTGGCAAATATTTTAAATTTTGTTGGATATAAAATAAAAAAAGAGTTTTATGTAAATAATGCCGGGAACCAAATAGCTGTTTTAGGGCATTCAATATTAAAAGATGACCAGGCGCAGTATAAAGGAGAGTATATTGATTTATTGGCCGACAGAATTAAGGAAAAAGACGCATATGAAGTAGGTCAGAAGGCAGCGGAAATTATTATTGATGAAATGATAAAAAAGACGATTGATAAATTCGGGATTAAATATGACGAATGGTTTTGGGAATCTAATTTGCATAAAAAGGACTTGTCAGAGAAAATAATCAAATTATTAAAAGACAAAAATTTATTATACGAACAGGATGGCGCGACTTGGTTTAAAAGCAGCAGTTTAGGAGATAATCGGGATAGGGTTCTGATTAAAAAAGACGGCTTAAAAACATATTTAGCCAGCGATATTGCTTATCATTATAATAAATTTAAGGAGAGAAAATTCGATAAAGTAATAAATATCTGGGGCGCTGACCATCACGGCGATGTGCCTGGCTTAATGGCTGGGGTTGAGGCAATCGGATATAAGGGGCAATTGGAAATAATTTTACAGCAATTTATTACAGTAATAGAAAAAGGAAAAAAAATAAAAATGTCCAAACGCCTGGGAACTTTTATTCCTATGGATGATTTACTTGATGCAGTTGGTTCTGATGTGGTCAGATTTTTCTTTTTGATGCATTCAAATGATAAACAGATGGATTTTGATTTGGATTTAGCAAAAGAGAAATCGGACAAAAATCCTGTCTATTATGTCCAATACGCATATGCCCGCATTAACAGCATTTTAAGAAAAACCAGCGGGCATAATTTGAATGTAAAATTAGAATTACTAAATCATTCTGCTGAAATAGAACTGATTAAAAACTTAATCGCGTTTCCGGAAATTATTGAAGAAATAGCAAAAGATTATCAAGTTCATCGTTTGCCGGCATACGCAATGAAAGTTGCATCATTGTTTCATAGATTTTATACTGAATGCCATGTTTTGGGAGAGAAAAAAGATTTGGAAAAAGCGCGTCTGGCATTAATTATGGCTACAAAAATCGTCTTGGAAAATATTTTGAATTTAATGGGCATCAGTAAGCCCGAAAAAATGT